A window of the Cannabis sativa cultivar Pink pepper isolate KNU-18-1 chromosome X, ASM2916894v1, whole genome shotgun sequence genome harbors these coding sequences:
- the LOC115724246 gene encoding uncharacterized protein LOC115724246, with protein MAGPNMDMFEAYFRKADLDGDGRISGAEAVAFFQGANLPKQVLAQIWMYADQTKTGFLGRPEFFNALRLVTVAQSKRDLTPEIVKAALFGSAASKIPPPQINLPALSAPQPNALTAAPSPIPQQMGSVAPPSQNFGFRGPSVSNANFNQSFSSQQNQFVRPPQAIPTSTGRMVAPNVLNSSTSNDWLGGRSGAPPTGPRGITPASPTIPRSQALVSTLSQPAVTDPKALVGSGNGFASTSGFGGDFKEDSSRSLYSANSASASLAVIPVSSAPQSSSKTSSLNSLQDAFAMQPAANQFQRPQAPLNPSQQAVPGSSSFTSSGISVGVGTTTPGNSQLPWPKMKPSDVQKYTKVFMEVDTDRDGRITGEQARNLFLSWRLPREVLKQVWDLSDQDNDSMLSLKEFCFALYLMERFREGRPLPAALPNNVLFDETLLSLTGQPRAPHGNAAWSPSPGTSFGQQRQGMPGPQPMGPNVNLRPTVQENAPRQDGVQSNQQSSRASAFGDLFPDQRDNGHQSSAVSKPEETAATGQKVEEPKNVILDSREKIEYYRTKMQELVLYKSRCDNKLNEITERASADKREAELLGKKYEEKYKQVAEIASKLTIEDATFRDIQARKMELHQAIVKMEQGGSADGILQVRADRIQNDLEELLKALTERCKKHGLHVKSSAIIELPKGWEPGIQEGAAVWDEEWDKFEDEGFVNDLTIDVKNGPVSPTSQSASVQREILSADGALENESILSHNEDEYARSFHDSPAAVESPTQEFSDAHYGKGSEADAETHRSFDESTWGAFDNNDDVDSIWGFDASKTNDLESEKHRDFFGSDSFSIDPVRTGSPNAESTFQRKSPFTFDDSVPGTPLSRFGNSPRYSEAGDQYFDNFSRFDSFSTHDAGFSSQPDKLTRFDSINSSKDFGHNSFSRFDSMGSSRDFGQHPQRLTRFDSINSTKDFGGGSISGGGAFSFDDTDPFGSSGPFKVSSPKKSSDNWNAF; from the exons ATGGCGGGGCCGAATATGGATATGTTCGAAGCTTACTTTAGGAAAGCGGATTTGGATGGCGATGGCAGGATCAGTGGAGCTGAAGCTGTCGCCTTCTTCCAAGGCGCTAATTTGCCCAAACAAGTTCTTGCTCAG ATATGGATGTATGCTGATCAGACCAAAACTGGTTTTCTTGGCCGCCCAGAATTCTTTAATGCTCTTAGACTTGTGACTGTGGCACAAAGTAAGCGAGATTTAACACCTGAAATTGTCAAGGCAGCATTGTTTGGTTCTGCTGCTTCCAAAATCCCTCCCCCACAAATTAATCTACCAGCTTTATCCGCTCCACAACCAAATGCTCTCACAGCTGCCCCATCCCCCATCCCCCAACAGATGGGATCAGTTGCACCGCCATCGCAAAATTTTGGGTTTAGGGGCCCAAGTGTTTCTAATGCCAACTTTAACCAGAGCTTTTCCTCCCAGCAAAATCAGTTTGTGAGGCCGCCCCAAGCCATACCTACAAGTACAGGTCGTATGGTGGCTCCCAATGTCCTGAACTCCAGTACCTCAAATGATTGGCTTGGTGGGAGGTCTGGGGCTCCCCCTACTGGTCCTAGAGGGATAACTCCTGCATCGCCTACTATACCCAGATCACAAGCTCTAGTTTCTACGCTTTCCCAACCAGCAGTTACTGACCCAAAAGCACTAGTAGGTTCTGGAAACGGGTTTGCTTCCACTTCAGGTTTTGGTGGTGATTTTAAAGAAGACTCTTCTAGGTCTCTGTATTCTGCTAATAGTGCTTCTGCCTCATTGGCCGTCATACCAGTTTCTAGTGCACCCCAGTCTTCCAGTAAAACCAGTTCACTTAATTCATTGCAGGATGCATTTGCCATGCAGCCTGCAGCCAATCAATTCCAGCGGCCACAAGCACCTTTGAACCCAAGCCAGCAAGCTGTCCCTGGTTCTTCCTCTTTCACATCATCTGGTATTTCAGTTGGAGTGGGAACCACCACTCCAGGAAACTCTCAGCTTCCTTGGCCAAAGATGAAACCATCTGATGTCCAAAAGTACACTAAAGTGTTTATGGAAGTAGACACTGACAGAGATGGAAGGATCACTGGTGAACAGGCTCGAAATCTATTTTTGAGTTGGAGGTTACCAAGAG AGGTGTTAAAACAGGTGTGGGATTTATCTGATCAGGACAATGACAGCATGCTTTCGTTGAAGGAGTTTTGCTTTGCTCTTTATTTGATGGAACGGTTTAGGGAAGGCCGCCCTCTTCCAGCTGCTCTTCCAAACAATGTATTATTTGATGAGACCTTGTTGTCATTGACAGGTCAACCCAGGGCCCCTCATGGCAATGCAGCTTGGAGTCCAAGCCCTGGAACTA GTTTTGGACAGCAGCGACAAGGGATGCCAGGTCCTCAGCCGATGGGGCCTAATGTTAATTTGAGGCCAACAGTGCAAGAAAATGCTCCTAGGCAAGATGGAGTGCAATCAAATCAGCAAAGTTCAAGAGCATCTGCTTTTGGCGACTTGTTTCCAGATCAACGTGACAATGGGCATCAGAGCTCTGCTGTATCAAAACCTGAAGAAACAGCAGCGACTGGGCAAAAG GTTGAAGAACCAAAGAATGTCATATTGGATTCCAGGGAAAAGATTGAGTACTACCGCACAAAAATGCAGGAACTT GTTCTATACAAAAGCAGatgtgataataaattaaatgagatTACAGAAAGGGCATCTGCAGATAAGCGTGAG GCTGAGTTGCTGGGGAAGAAATATGAAGAAAAGTACAAGCAAGTGGCAGAGATAGCATCTAAATTAACAATCGAGGATGCTACTTTTCGTGATATTCAG GCAAGAAAAATGGAACTGCATCAAGCAATTGTCAAAATGGAACAGGGAGGCAGTGCTGACGGTATCCTTCAG GTCCGTGCTGATCGTATACAAAATGATCTCGAGGAGCTTTTGAAAGCTTTAACTGAACGTTGCAAGAAACATGGATTACATGTTAAGTCCAGTGCAATAATTGAACTTCCTAAAG GCTGGGAACCCGGCATTCAAGAGGGAGCAGCTGTTTGGGATGAGGAATGGGATAAGTTTGAAGATGAAG GATTTGTGAATGACCTCACAATTGATGTGAAAAATGGGCCTGTTAGTCCAACATCTCAATCAGCTTCTGTTCAGAGGGAAATACTCTCTGCCGATGGTGCccttgagaatgaatcaatattGTCCCATAATGAAGATGAATATGCAAGAAGCTTTCATGATAGTCCAGCTGCAGTAGAAAGTCCGACTCAAGAATTTTCAGACGCTCATTATGGTAAAGGTTCAGAAGCAGATGCAGAAACTCATAG AAGCTTTGATGAATCAACATGGGGTGCTTTTGACAATAACGATGATGTTGACTCCATTTGGGGATTTGATGCTTCAAAAACCAAT GATTTGGAATCTGAGAAGCATAGAGATTTCTTTGGTTCAGACAGTTTTTCAATTGACCCAGTGAGAACGGGATCTCCTAATGCAGAAAGCAcctttcagagaaaaagccCTTTTACTTTTGATGATTCTGTGCCTGGCACACCACTTTCCAGGTTCGGCAACTCACCAAGGTACAGTGAGGCAGGGGATCAGTACTTCGACAATTTCTCGAGGTTTGATTCCTTCAGCACACACGATGCCGGATTTTCTTCTCAGCCCGATAAGCTCACTCGATTTGACTCCATAAACAGCTCGAAAGACTTCGGCCACAATTCCTTCTCGAGGTTCGACTCCATGGGCAGTTCCAGAGATTTTGGTCAGCACCCTCAGAGGTTGACGAGGTTTGACTCCATAAACAGCACAAAAGACTTTGGCGGAGGCAGCATTAGTGGTGGTGGTGCCTTCTCATTCGATGACACAGATCCATTTGGCTCCTCGGGTCCATTTAAGGTCTCATCTCCTAAGAAAAGTTCTGATAATTGGAATGCATTCTAG
- the LOC115724278 gene encoding uncharacterized protein LOC115724278 produces the protein MKMKMSVLLIFMLFFLSVVTCIEDKCAACIAVAEEVERGLSNEKPRNHLDMRHRLDSKGQRRGKVIDYRMSELRVVELLDGLCEKMQDYTLNKVKSTKHEEWIKVDNWDNITNKQEARAYSKDISTYCGRLLEETEDEFSELIKKGSVKVGDVSKVLCQDLSHHCSRTSIGSSKGDDQDDESDAEL, from the exons atgaagatgaagatgagtGTGTTACTGATTTTCATGCTCTTCTTTCTCTCCGTCGTTACTTGCATCGAAGATAAATGTGCTGCTTGTATTGCTGTTGCT GAGGAGGTAGAGCGAGGTCTTTCCAAT GAAAAACCAAGGAATCATTTGGATATGAGACACCGTTTGGATTCTAAAGGTCAACGGAGAGGAAAGGTTATTGATTACAG AATGAGTGAGTTGAGAGTTGTTGAACTTCTGGATGGCCTTTGTGAAAAGATGCAAGATTACACTCTTAACAAG GTTAAGTCAACCAAACATGAGGAGTGGATCAAAGTAGATAACTGGGATAATATCACAA ATAAACAAGAAGCTCGTGCTTATTCAAAAGACATCTCAACCTATTGTGGAAG GTTACTTGAGGAAACAGAAGACGAG TTTTCGGAACTGATAAAGAAAGGATCTGTGAAAGTAGGAGATGTAAGCAAGGTTTTATGTCAAGATCTGAGTCATCATTGTAGCAGAACAAG CATTGGTTCTTCCAAAGGAGATGACCAGGATGATGAATCAGATGCAGAGCTGTGA
- the LOC115724355 gene encoding probable protein phosphatase 2C 27 isoform X1 has translation MAADMDFSHPYTLLEGGYHKDNASAMEDEASENLSGIKQQNTNGKPPRHLVRHTMSSLRLLATADLTLDVGIIPNNSPSDEKSGFLPIFRSGSCAERGPKQYMEDEHLCIDGLVEHIGNTLQIPSPGAFYGVFDGHGGVDAASFVRTNILRFIVEDSHFPTCLEKAIKGAFLKADYAFADASSLDISSGTTALTALIFGTTMIIANAGDCRAVLGRRGRAIEMSNDHKPNCTSEKLRIEKLGGVIYDGYLNGQLSVARALGDWHMKGPKGSACPLSAEPELKETHLTEEDEFLIMGCDGLWDVMSSQCAVTIARKELMLHNDPERCSRELVREALKRNTCDNLTVIVICFSPDPPPRIEIPQTRVRRSISLEGLNLLKGVLDCNSCDLDEQSNARGNCLKPGMYR, from the exons ATGGCTGCGGATATGGATTTTTCACATCCATATACACTTTTAGAAGGTGGCTACCATAAGGACAATGCCTCAGCCATGGAAGACGAAGCTTCGGAGAATCTGAGTGGTATAAAACAACAGAACACTAACGGGAAGCCTCCACGACATCTAGTGCGGCATACTATGAGCTCTTTAAGGCTGCTGGCAACAGCTGATTTG ACTTTGGATGTTGGGATAATTCCCAATAATTCGCCTTCTGATGAGAAATCCGGGTTTCTGCCCATTTTCAGATCTGGAAGTTGTGCTGAAAGAGGACCTAAACAGTACATGGAGGACGAACACTTATGTATAGACGGTCTTGTTGAACATATAGGCAATACACTGCAGATCCCATCTCCTGGAGCCTTTTATGGG GTATTTGATGGTCATGGAGGTGTGGATGCAGCATCCTTCGTTCGAACTAACATCCTTAGATTCATAGTGGAGGACTCCCATTTCCCAACATGTTTGGAGAAAGCAATTAAGGGTGCCTTTCTGAAAGCTGATTATGCTTTTGCGGATGCCAGCTCTCTTGATATCTCCTCTGGAACCACTGCATTGACTGCCCTTATTTTCGGAAC GACCATGATCATTGCTAATGCTGGGGACTGTAGAGCAGTGTTGGGGAGGCGAGGTAGAGCAATTGAGATGTCAAACGATCACAAACCCAATTGCACATCTGAAAAACTGCGAATAGAGAAACTTGGAGGGGTCATTTATGATGGCTATCTCAATGGCCAATTATCAGTGGCTCGTGCGCTCGGTGATTGGCATATGAAAGGCCCGAAAGGTTCTGCCTGTCCTCTGAGTGCGGAACCCGAATTGAAGGAGACCCATTTGACCGAGGAGGACGAATTTTTAATAATGGGGTGCGACGGACTATGGGATGTAATGAGCAGCCAATGCGCTGTTACTATAGCGCGGAAGGAATTGATGCTCCACAACGATCCTGAAAGGTGCTCTAGGGAGCTGGTTAGGGAGGCACTCAAGCGTAACACTTGCGATAATTTGACTGTCATTGTGATTTGTTTTTCGCCCGACCCTCCCCCTCGGATAGAGATACCTCAAACTCGAGTGAGGAGGAGTATATCTTTGGAAGGTCTAAATTTACTGAAGGGCGTATTGGATTGTAATTCGTGTGACTTGGATGAGCAAAGCAATGCAAGAGGGAACTGTTTAAAACCCGGCATGTACAGATAA
- the LOC115724355 gene encoding probable protein phosphatase 2C 27 isoform X2 — protein sequence MEDEHLCIDGLVEHIGNTLQIPSPGAFYGVFDGHGGVDAASFVRTNILRFIVEDSHFPTCLEKAIKGAFLKADYAFADASSLDISSGTTALTALIFGTTMIIANAGDCRAVLGRRGRAIEMSNDHKPNCTSEKLRIEKLGGVIYDGYLNGQLSVARALGDWHMKGPKGSACPLSAEPELKETHLTEEDEFLIMGCDGLWDVMSSQCAVTIARKELMLHNDPERCSRELVREALKRNTCDNLTVIVICFSPDPPPRIEIPQTRVRRSISLEGLNLLKGVLDCNSCDLDEQSNARGNCLKPGMYR from the exons ATGGAGGACGAACACTTATGTATAGACGGTCTTGTTGAACATATAGGCAATACACTGCAGATCCCATCTCCTGGAGCCTTTTATGGG GTATTTGATGGTCATGGAGGTGTGGATGCAGCATCCTTCGTTCGAACTAACATCCTTAGATTCATAGTGGAGGACTCCCATTTCCCAACATGTTTGGAGAAAGCAATTAAGGGTGCCTTTCTGAAAGCTGATTATGCTTTTGCGGATGCCAGCTCTCTTGATATCTCCTCTGGAACCACTGCATTGACTGCCCTTATTTTCGGAAC GACCATGATCATTGCTAATGCTGGGGACTGTAGAGCAGTGTTGGGGAGGCGAGGTAGAGCAATTGAGATGTCAAACGATCACAAACCCAATTGCACATCTGAAAAACTGCGAATAGAGAAACTTGGAGGGGTCATTTATGATGGCTATCTCAATGGCCAATTATCAGTGGCTCGTGCGCTCGGTGATTGGCATATGAAAGGCCCGAAAGGTTCTGCCTGTCCTCTGAGTGCGGAACCCGAATTGAAGGAGACCCATTTGACCGAGGAGGACGAATTTTTAATAATGGGGTGCGACGGACTATGGGATGTAATGAGCAGCCAATGCGCTGTTACTATAGCGCGGAAGGAATTGATGCTCCACAACGATCCTGAAAGGTGCTCTAGGGAGCTGGTTAGGGAGGCACTCAAGCGTAACACTTGCGATAATTTGACTGTCATTGTGATTTGTTTTTCGCCCGACCCTCCCCCTCGGATAGAGATACCTCAAACTCGAGTGAGGAGGAGTATATCTTTGGAAGGTCTAAATTTACTGAAGGGCGTATTGGATTGTAATTCGTGTGACTTGGATGAGCAAAGCAATGCAAGAGGGAACTGTTTAAAACCCGGCATGTACAGATAA